Proteins encoded by one window of Rutidosis leptorrhynchoides isolate AG116_Rl617_1_P2 chromosome 7, CSIRO_AGI_Rlap_v1, whole genome shotgun sequence:
- the LOC139859320 gene encoding uncharacterized protein, whose protein sequence is MSGELEVINERTELKPVQGKTWDLFTDGASCAEGAGAGLVLASPSGEEHTYALRFNFDVTNNESEYEALLAGLNIAHKMNVTKLRSFTDSQLVENQFNGSFDAHDPSMQKYLKLLQESAVWFEHFELAQVPRSQNKKADALSKLAALTFSHFQKQVWVEELPSKSIDNDLMVASVEEEQPNWMNQFCPGNVKFLIVAIDYFTKWVEAKAVRTLEFGISRELLSDNGAQIAKDPFKTWCTDLNRVQKFTSVAHPEANGLCDVTNRDIVSGIKKRLYEKRTGWVDELPNVLWAHRTTFKKSIGETPFSLVYGSEAVIHAEIPVSTHRVANFDEEANGEALCENLNLIEERRLMAAITEANNKQQIAKYYNKRVCALSFDVGEWVLRNNDASRAEKLGKLRPNWEGPYQVVAINAVGSYKVTDIEGRNLPNAWHAALLKRYYA, encoded by the exons ATGTCTGGTGAGTTGGAGGTAATCAATGAGAGAACTGAGTTAAAGCCAGTGCAGGGTAAAACTTGGGATTTGTTTACTGATGGAGCCTCATGTGCAGAAGGTGCTGGCGCGGGTTTGGTGTTAGCAAGCCCAAGTGGCGAGGAGCACACATACGCGCTACGTTTTAATTTCGATGTAACAAATAATGAATCTGAATATGAAGCGTTGCTTGCGGGTTTAAATATTGCGCATAAAATGAATGTTACCAAGTTGCGTTCTTTTACAGATTCGCAGCTAGTGGAAAATCAGTTTAATGGCTCTTTTGACGCACATGATCCCTCAATGCAAAAATATTTGAAGTTATTGCAAGAGTCAGCTGTGTGGTTTGAACATTTTGAGCTCGCACAAGTACCAAGGAGTCAAAATAAAAAAGCGGATGCGTTAAGTAAGTTGGCCGCTTTAACATTTTCACACTTTCAAAAGCAAGTTTGGGTTGAGGAATTGCCAAGTAAATCCATAGATAATGATTTAATGGTTGCGTCAGTTGAAGAAGAACAGCCAAATTGGATGAACCAATTCT GTCCTGGTAATGTCAAATTCCTAATTGTGGCCATTGACTACTTTACAAAATGGGTTGAGGCTAAGGCGGTTCGCACACTGGA ATTTGGCATTTCACGCGAACTACTTAGTGATAATGGTGCTCAAATAGCAAAAGATCCTTTTAaaacatggtgcactgatttaaatagAGTCCAAAAGTTTACATCAGTTGCACATCCGGAGGCTAATGGCTTGTGTGATGTAACTAATCGCGATATTGTAAGTGGTATTAAAAAGCGGTTGTATGAAAAGCGAACTGGTTGGGTGGATGAGCTACCCAATGTATTATGGGCACACCGTACTACTTTTAAGAAGAGCATAGGTGAAACACCCTTTAGTTTAGTATATGGCTCTGAAGCAGTAATACACGCTGAAATTCCTGTGTCAACGCATAGAGTTGCTAATTTTGATGAAGAAGCAAATGGCGAAGCTTTGTGCGAAAACTTGAATTTAATAGAAGAGCGAAGATTAATGGCTGCTATCACAGAGGCAAATAACAAACAACAAATTGCTAAGTATTACAACAAAAGAGTGTGCGCATTATCCTTTGATGTAGGTGAATGGGTACTGCGAAATAATGATGCGAGTAGAGCAGAAAAACTTGGTAAGTTAAGACCCAACTGGGAAGGTCCTTATCAAGTTGTTGCTATTAATGCGGTAGGATCATATAAGGTCACAGACATAGAAGGGCGAAATCtccctaatgcgtggcatgctgccttattaaagcgatattatgcataa